The Paenibacillus sp. G2S3 region AGACGAGTTGATTAAGATCTTAGAAGGGATGTTGAGGGGAGGAGGAAGGGGATATGGTGGATAATCGGTATGGTGCATTTATCGATCCTCAGCTAACAGTCGGATGTTTAGGGAACGGGATATTGGACGGACTGACCTTTGCGGTGAAAGATGTGTATGCGGTAGCAGGGCACAGTTCTTCTGCTGGTAATCCAGATTGGCTGCGGAGCCACAATCCGTCTAAAGAACATGCGGCAGTAGTACGTCAGTTGCTCCAATCGGGAGCGACGCTTCGAGGAGCGACTCATACGGATGAGCTGATGTACAGTCTGGGTGGTGAGAATCATCATTATGGGACGCCGATAAATCCCCGTGCCACAGGCTGTATCCCAGGCGGTTCTTCTAGTGGATCGGCAGTAGCGGTAGCTTCTGGTAGTGTTGATTTTGCGCTCGGAACAGATACGGGTGGTTCTATTCGAGTCCCTTCAGCTTATTGTGGAGTATATGGCTTTCGGCCAACGCATGGTGCTGTGGATATGGAAGGTGTGATTCCATTGTCGCCGCAATTTGATGCGGTAGGCTGGATAGCGGATCGTATGGATGTGCTCCAGAAGGTTGGGGAGGTTTTGCTTGGGTTTGGGCGCATGGATGAAAAAGTAACGATGAGCATAGATGGGAATTTAGAATTGAGGGATAATTTACAAAAGAACATAGTAGATCCTATACAAAAGAACATGGGAACTTTATTTGTTGCTACGGACTGTTGGGATTTAGTGGCTCCCAAGGATGTAAGTATTCTAGTGGACGGATTGAATCGCTTGCGGACTGGTGCTGATCATTTCCTCAAAAGTGAAATAGCTCGAGAAGGGTTAAAAGTCTGGATGGATGTCTTTCGAGTGCTACAAGGCAATGAGATCTGGACAACCCATAGCGCCTGGATTGAGAAGGTAAAGCCAGTTTTTGGGCCTGATATTGCAGCCCGGTTCTCTTGGGCTGCCAGCTTAGCGGGCAAGGACCATAGTATCGCTCAGAATAAGGGAAAGGAGATTTCTACCCAGTTGTGCCAGCTGCTGGGAGAAGATAATTGTCTTGT contains the following coding sequences:
- a CDS encoding amidase family protein; the protein is MVDNRYGAFIDPQLTVGCLGNGILDGLTFAVKDVYAVAGHSSSAGNPDWLRSHNPSKEHAAVVRQLLQSGATLRGATHTDELMYSLGGENHHYGTPINPRATGCIPGGSSSGSAVAVASGSVDFALGTDTGGSIRVPSAYCGVYGFRPTHGAVDMEGVIPLSPQFDAVGWIADRMDVLQKVGEVLLGFGRMDEKVTMSIDGNLELRDNLQKNIVDPIQKNMGTLFVATDCWDLVAPKDVSILVDGLNRLRTGADHFLKSEIAREGLKVWMDVFRVLQGNEIWTTHSAWIEKVKPVFGPDIAARFSWAASLAGKDHSIAQNKGKEISTQLCQLLGEDNCLVIPTVPGSAPLRGGDLRQLEENRSGAMMLSCIAGLAGLPQVTLPMLSTNGLPLGLSVIAGYGQDLRLLSWVKEIWRRP